The Parashewanella tropica genome window below encodes:
- the ybeY gene encoding rRNA maturation RNase YbeY, producing the protein MKLDVDLQLACDAPNLPSQVEFELWASTAIQPHMSVAELTIRIVESDESQLLNHQYRGKDKPTNVLSFPFEAPEGIDLPLLGDLIICADVVKKEAEEQNKPLQAHWAHMVVHGCLHLLGYDHIDDDEAEEMESLETELIESLGFENPYKEQ; encoded by the coding sequence ATGAAGCTTGATGTCGATTTACAACTGGCTTGTGATGCGCCCAATTTACCATCGCAAGTTGAGTTTGAACTTTGGGCGAGCACAGCTATCCAACCCCATATGTCGGTTGCAGAACTGACAATTCGCATTGTTGAATCGGATGAAAGTCAGCTGCTAAACCATCAATACCGGGGAAAAGACAAACCCACTAATGTGTTATCTTTTCCATTTGAAGCACCAGAAGGTATTGATTTACCACTACTTGGTGATTTAATAATCTGCGCTGATGTGGTAAAAAAAGAAGCTGAAGAACAAAATAAACCACTACAAGCCCATTGGGCACACATGGTTGTACATGGCTGTTTGCATTTGCTAGGGTATGACCATATTGACGACGACGAAGCCGAAGAAATGGAATCGTTAGAAACTGAGCTGATTGAAAGCTTAGGATTTGAAAACCCTTATAAGGAACAATAA